The proteins below are encoded in one region of Bacillota bacterium:
- a CDS encoding pyruvate, water dikinase regulatory protein encodes MKYVAGGGPVDDGEGIRTLIFVVSDSLGETAELVARAAAIQFDSHRMEFMRVPYVEDARVLMGVFEHARTRPSLLVYTLVRPDLRKLVQEQSRQLGIPAVDVLGPLLEAMQKVAGFPPRLQPGLIRQLDEAYFRRIEAVEFAVKYDDGRDLRGLGRADLVLVGVSRTSKTPVSLYLAQRGYKVANVPLVPEIPLPAELQALPRGRVVGLTIAPESLCAIRSERVKAMGLNGPARYADPDRVREELAYAREVFRQLGCPVVEVTYRAIEETANRVLEVTRPFREEEKFE; translated from the coding sequence GTGAAGTACGTGGCGGGTGGTGGTCCGGTGGACGACGGAGAGGGGATCCGAACCCTCATCTTTGTGGTTTCCGATTCCCTGGGTGAGACGGCGGAGCTGGTGGCGCGGGCAGCGGCCATCCAGTTCGATTCGCACCGTATGGAGTTCATGCGCGTCCCCTACGTGGAGGACGCCCGCGTCCTCATGGGGGTCTTCGAGCACGCGCGCACCCGACCCAGCCTGCTGGTCTATACGCTGGTGCGTCCCGACCTGCGGAAGCTGGTGCAGGAACAATCCCGGCAGCTGGGCATCCCGGCGGTGGATGTGTTGGGACCCCTGCTGGAAGCCATGCAGAAGGTGGCGGGTTTCCCGCCCCGTCTGCAACCAGGGCTCATCCGGCAGCTCGACGAAGCGTACTTCCGCCGCATCGAAGCGGTAGAGTTCGCCGTGAAATACGACGACGGCCGCGACCTGAGGGGGCTGGGGCGGGCCGACCTGGTTCTGGTGGGCGTGTCACGGACCTCCAAGACTCCCGTCAGCCTTTACCTGGCCCAGCGCGGTTACAAGGTGGCCAACGTTCCCCTGGTGCCCGAGATCCCCCTGCCCGCCGAGTTGCAGGCCCTTCCCCGGGGCAGGGTGGTGGGGCTGACCATCGCGCCGGAGTCCCTGTGTGCCATCCGTAGCGAACGGGTGAAGGCCATGGGGCTCAACGGACCCGCCCGCTACGCTGATCCGGACCGGGTGAGGGAAGAGCTGGCATATGCGCGGGAGGTCTTCCGGCAGCTGGGATGCCCCGTGGTGGAGGTCACCTACCGGGCGATCGAAGAGACGGCGAACCGGGTGCTGGAGGTCACCAGACCTTTCAGGGAGGAGGAGAAGTTTGAGTAG
- the glyS gene encoding glycine--tRNA ligase subunit beta produces the protein MDFVLEVGMEEAPARFLPRALEQLGGRAGRALQDARLGWSSLSTLGTPRRLVLLVEGLPERQEPRVVKARGPARRVAFDEHGNPTRAALGFAAAQGVGLEELIVEDTPGGEYVFACRQEEGSPTLEVLATIVPQILADLEFPRMMRWGSGEYRFVRPVRWVLALLDDLVVPFSFAGVHSGRTMRGHRALHPAPVEVAHARGYLEAAAAAGVVPDPTLRRQRIREQVERAATHLGGRPLEDEELAEEVTFLVEHPTAVGGRFQAEYLSLPREVIITVLRHHQRFFAVGADDRQRLLPAFIGVRDGGVEGIETVRSGYERVVQARLADARFFYAEDLKVPLERWGESLAGMGFLEDMGTLQDKVARMEMLAGFLAYSFGLDEQLTGVCRRAARLSKADRATHMVRELPELEGIMGREYALRSGEEGPVAEAIREHYLPRFAQDELPSSLAGMVVSLADRLDTLVGAFSAGLEPSGSQDPYGLRRAAYGLVRILWAAGLRLSLGWAIEESQATYRQVLGRADLADGEQAERVKESLLEFLRQRVRNLFGEQGIRPDFIDAVVGCTDDVSDGWNRALALQEAKDFPEFTDALAAFRRAATLAERAEGDAVEPALLREAPERQLWEAFLACSPAARAHAGAGDWRRFLATVATLRPAVDTFLDRVLVMAPEEPLRRNRLALLRRLADLFGLLGDLSRVLVV, from the coding sequence GTGGATTTCGTGCTGGAAGTGGGGATGGAGGAGGCGCCGGCCCGCTTCCTGCCCCGCGCCCTCGAGCAACTGGGTGGGCGGGCCGGGCGGGCGCTGCAGGATGCGCGCCTGGGCTGGAGCTCGCTGTCCACGCTGGGGACGCCCCGCAGGCTGGTGCTCCTGGTGGAGGGGCTGCCGGAACGCCAGGAGCCGCGGGTGGTGAAGGCGAGGGGGCCTGCCCGCCGGGTAGCATTCGACGAGCACGGGAACCCGACCCGGGCGGCCCTGGGGTTTGCCGCCGCCCAGGGGGTGGGTCTGGAGGAACTGATCGTGGAGGATACCCCCGGGGGCGAGTACGTTTTCGCCTGCCGCCAGGAGGAGGGTAGCCCTACCCTCGAGGTGCTGGCGACCATCGTGCCGCAGATACTGGCGGACCTGGAGTTCCCGCGCATGATGCGGTGGGGCTCGGGGGAGTACCGGTTCGTGCGGCCCGTGCGCTGGGTACTGGCCCTGCTCGACGATCTGGTCGTGCCCTTCTCTTTCGCCGGTGTACATAGTGGGCGTACCATGCGGGGACACCGGGCACTGCATCCCGCCCCGGTCGAGGTCGCCCATGCCCGGGGATACCTGGAGGCTGCTGCAGCAGCCGGCGTGGTTCCCGACCCCACCCTCCGGCGGCAGCGGATCAGAGAACAGGTGGAGCGAGCCGCGACCCACCTGGGTGGAAGACCCCTGGAAGACGAGGAGTTGGCGGAAGAAGTAACCTTTCTGGTGGAACACCCCACCGCCGTGGGGGGGCGTTTTCAGGCCGAATACCTGTCCTTGCCCCGCGAGGTGATCATCACCGTGCTCCGCCACCACCAGCGCTTTTTCGCTGTCGGTGCGGATGATCGCCAGCGGCTGCTTCCCGCATTCATCGGCGTTCGGGATGGAGGAGTAGAGGGCATCGAGACCGTGCGGTCAGGTTACGAACGGGTGGTGCAGGCCAGGCTGGCCGACGCCCGCTTCTTCTACGCGGAGGATCTCAAGGTACCCCTGGAACGCTGGGGTGAATCCCTGGCCGGGATGGGTTTCCTGGAGGACATGGGCACCCTGCAGGACAAGGTGGCCCGCATGGAGATGCTGGCCGGTTTCCTGGCCTACTCCTTTGGCCTGGATGAGCAACTGACGGGAGTTTGCCGGAGGGCGGCGCGGCTCTCCAAGGCCGATCGGGCCACCCACATGGTGAGAGAGCTGCCCGAACTGGAGGGCATCATGGGCAGGGAGTATGCCCTGCGCTCGGGCGAGGAGGGACCGGTGGCAGAAGCCATCCGGGAGCACTATCTCCCCCGCTTTGCCCAGGACGAATTGCCCTCGTCCCTGGCCGGCATGGTGGTGAGCCTGGCCGACCGGCTGGACACCCTGGTGGGTGCCTTCTCTGCCGGCCTGGAGCCCAGCGGATCCCAGGACCCTTACGGTTTGCGGCGGGCGGCCTACGGGCTGGTGCGCATCCTGTGGGCGGCCGGGCTGAGGCTCTCGCTGGGCTGGGCCATTGAGGAATCCCAGGCTACGTACCGGCAGGTGCTGGGGCGGGCGGATCTGGCGGACGGAGAGCAGGCGGAGCGGGTGAAGGAATCCCTGCTGGAATTCCTGCGGCAGCGAGTCCGCAACCTGTTCGGGGAGCAGGGCATCCGGCCCGATTTCATCGACGCCGTGGTGGGATGCACCGACGACGTGAGCGATGGCTGGAACCGCGCCCTCGCCCTGCAGGAGGCCAAGGATTTCCCGGAGTTCACCGACGCCCTGGCCGCCTTCCGGCGGGCAGCCACCCTGGCGGAGAGAGCCGAGGGCGACGCGGTGGAGCCGGCCCTGCTACGGGAAGCCCCCGAGCGCCAGCTATGGGAGGCATTCCTGGCCTGCAGTCCTGCCGCCCGTGCCCACGCCGGCGCAGGTGACTGGAGACGCTTTCTGGCCACGGTGGCCACCCTGCGGCCTGCCGTCGACACCTTCCTGGACCGGGTCCTGGTGATGGCGCCCGAAGAGCCCCTGCGCCGCAACCGGCTGGCCCTGCTGCGCCGCCTGGCCGACCTCTTCGGCCTGCTGGGAGACCTCTCCCGCGTCCTCGTCGTGTAA
- the glyQ gene encoding glycine--tRNA ligase subunit alpha, with protein sequence MCLQDIIHTLHGFWAEQGCLIWLPYDVEKGAGTMNPATFLRVLGPEPWRVAYVEPSRRPADGRYGENPNRLYQHLQYQVIVKPSPDDIQELYLESLEAIGLDRRSHDIRFVEDNWEAPTLGASGQGWEVWADGMEITQFTYFQTVGGGECRPVAVEITYGLERLAAYIQGVDEVYRVAWSPDLSYDALFRQNEKEQSRYSFEVADVNLMRQLFDAYEAEAARCLDAGLLLPAYDYVLKCSHVFNILDARGAVSLGERTSYLARCRHLARRCADLYLEQRQAAGYPWLDPAGR encoded by the coding sequence CTGTGCCTGCAGGACATCATCCACACGCTGCACGGCTTCTGGGCGGAGCAGGGGTGCCTGATCTGGCTGCCATACGACGTGGAGAAGGGGGCGGGCACCATGAACCCCGCCACCTTCCTGCGCGTGCTGGGCCCCGAACCCTGGCGGGTGGCCTACGTGGAGCCTTCCCGCCGTCCCGCCGACGGCCGGTACGGGGAGAACCCCAACCGCCTGTACCAGCACCTGCAGTATCAGGTGATCGTCAAGCCCTCGCCCGATGACATCCAGGAGCTCTACCTGGAGAGCCTGGAAGCGATTGGCCTGGATCGCCGCAGTCATGACATCCGTTTCGTGGAGGACAACTGGGAAGCGCCCACCCTGGGGGCATCGGGGCAGGGCTGGGAGGTCTGGGCCGACGGGATGGAGATCACCCAGTTCACCTACTTCCAGACGGTGGGAGGGGGCGAGTGCCGCCCGGTGGCGGTGGAGATCACTTACGGTCTGGAGCGGCTGGCTGCCTACATCCAGGGAGTCGATGAGGTCTACCGGGTGGCCTGGTCCCCCGACCTGTCTTATGATGCCCTTTTCCGGCAGAACGAGAAAGAACAGTCTCGGTACAGCTTCGAAGTGGCCGATGTAAACCTGATGCGCCAGCTCTTTGACGCCTACGAGGCGGAAGCAGCCCGCTGCCTGGACGCGGGGCTCCTCCTGCCCGCCTACGATTACGTGCTCAAGTGCTCCCATGTCTTCAACATCCTGGACGCCAGGGGGGCAGTGAGCCTGGGGGAACGCACCTCCTACCTGGCGCGGTGCCGCCACCTGGCCCGTCGTTGCGCGGACCTGTACCTGGAGCAGAGGCAAGCGGCGGGCTACCCCTGGCTGGACCCTGCGGGGAGGTAG
- the galU gene encoding UTP--glucose-1-phosphate uridylyltransferase GalU, producing the protein MQVKKAVIPAAGLGTRFLPATKAQPKEMLPLVDTPIIQYVVEEALSAGIRDILLVTGKNKRAIEDHFDRAPELENHLRQSSKDYLLELIQQEDCAFVHYVRQPEPRGLGHAVLMARHHVGREPFAVLLGDEVFVGERPCLGELVDVAARVQASVIAVVPVPPQDVSRYGVVSGEEISPGLYRVHDLVEKPPAEQAPSHLAIVGRYVLDPEVFDILERQPPGFGGEIQLTDALRELARYQPLYAYRPHATRYDVGDKLGFLKATVEFALGRADLGPAFRAFLAELVGRTPPPPRPV; encoded by the coding sequence ATGCAGGTCAAGAAGGCGGTGATCCCGGCGGCGGGTTTGGGAACGCGCTTCTTGCCGGCCACCAAAGCGCAACCCAAGGAGATGCTGCCCCTGGTGGACACGCCCATCATCCAGTATGTGGTGGAGGAAGCCCTCTCGGCGGGGATCAGGGACATCCTGCTGGTGACGGGTAAGAACAAGCGCGCCATCGAGGATCATTTCGACCGCGCGCCCGAACTGGAAAACCACCTGAGACAGAGCAGCAAGGATTACCTCCTGGAACTGATCCAGCAGGAAGACTGCGCCTTCGTCCATTACGTCCGGCAACCGGAGCCGCGAGGACTGGGACACGCCGTCCTCATGGCCCGTCACCACGTGGGCCGGGAGCCCTTCGCCGTCCTCCTGGGGGACGAGGTTTTCGTGGGAGAGCGCCCCTGCCTGGGCGAGCTGGTGGATGTGGCCGCCCGGGTGCAGGCCAGCGTGATCGCCGTGGTACCCGTGCCGCCGCAGGATGTGTCCCGCTACGGAGTGGTGAGCGGCGAGGAGATCTCGCCGGGACTTTACCGTGTGCACGACCTGGTGGAGAAACCACCCGCCGAGCAGGCTCCCTCCCACCTGGCCATCGTGGGGCGCTACGTGCTCGACCCCGAGGTATTCGACATCCTGGAGCGGCAGCCACCCGGTTTCGGAGGAGAAATCCAGCTCACCGACGCCCTGCGCGAGCTCGCGCGCTACCAACCGCTTTATGCCTACCGTCCCCATGCCACCCGGTACGACGTGGGAGACAAGCTGGGTTTCCTCAAGGCCACCGTGGAGTTCGCCCTGGGGCGCGCCGACCTGGGGCCGGCCTTCCGCGCTTTCCTCGCAGAGCTGGTGGGGCGCACTCCACCCCCACCCCGGCCCGTGTGA
- a CDS encoding chloride channel protein: MSKAKRWRGLGTSPLGEFLLLLSLALLTGVVGGLGAVLFRLMIAWVTAGMRLVLGLVPWLSAFPPPRGDLPLLAPLLGLLVVGAISQYAAPEVRGHGIPQVLEALALRGGRIRPRVAGLGIVAPAVTIGAGGSVGQEGPIALIGAAFGSVIGQLLRLSDRYLSLLLASGAAAGIAATFNAPVAGALFGMEVVLGSYAMGVIVPTLVAAVTGTVTFNAIMGNHLVLPTATFGLGHPSEVLLLLLLGALAGLMGLAYARGLDLVETVSGRWRVPFLVKSLAGGLALALFGFAAPQVLGVGYDTMQRAVAGNLALTGFLSLLAAKYVATLATIGAGGSGGVFAPSLYLGTMLGGSFGAVLHSLAPGLAAHPQAYAVAGMGAVFAAAAQAPLTAITIILEITGDYEMTAGVIAACAMSYFVYGSLARDSMYTVRLSRKGIVILRGTEIRPTERIAVSGAQRQFTGGVPASRAVAEVYRSISARRHQSVVVVDDRGALAGIVSAEDLRKAMMAGQADLPVGEVSSRTVVTVYPDQSLEDAMRLFAVYDYRMLPVVSRDDPRQVVGILGRDDVLRAYNAHTMHGLETSRKVHLLRDLARDQGGFRELVLPTSSPAAGKSLAELDLPAQCLLVSVTREGTVLIPHGRTRLQAGDRLLLFCSPSSTLEQVEAYLSRGTGPAAVHHRDPGSSPGSSTRSIAAPHRGGSGAAASPPS; this comes from the coding sequence GTGTCAAAGGCCAAACGGTGGCGCGGCCTGGGGACCTCGCCTCTGGGTGAGTTCTTGCTGTTGCTCTCGCTCGCCCTGCTGACGGGAGTGGTGGGTGGCCTGGGAGCCGTACTCTTCCGCCTCATGATCGCGTGGGTGACCGCCGGCATGCGTCTCGTCCTGGGCCTCGTCCCATGGCTGTCGGCCTTCCCGCCGCCCCGCGGCGATCTCCCGCTCCTGGCACCCCTGCTGGGGCTCCTTGTCGTGGGCGCGATCTCTCAATACGCCGCTCCCGAGGTAAGGGGACACGGTATCCCCCAGGTGCTGGAGGCCCTCGCCCTGCGCGGCGGCCGCATCCGTCCCCGGGTGGCGGGCCTCGGCATTGTGGCCCCGGCGGTGACCATCGGCGCGGGTGGATCGGTGGGCCAGGAAGGCCCCATAGCCCTCATCGGGGCCGCGTTCGGCTCCGTGATCGGGCAGCTGCTGCGGCTTTCTGACCGGTACCTCTCCCTGCTCCTGGCCTCGGGCGCGGCCGCGGGGATAGCGGCCACCTTCAACGCTCCCGTTGCCGGTGCCCTGTTCGGCATGGAAGTGGTGCTGGGCAGCTACGCCATGGGCGTTATAGTGCCCACGCTGGTGGCGGCGGTGACGGGAACCGTGACCTTCAACGCCATCATGGGCAACCACCTGGTGCTCCCCACCGCCACCTTCGGCCTGGGACATCCCTCCGAGGTGTTGCTGCTGCTGCTCCTGGGCGCCCTGGCCGGCCTGATGGGTCTGGCATACGCCCGCGGCCTGGACCTGGTGGAGACCGTCTCCGGCCGCTGGCGGGTGCCTTTCTTGGTGAAATCGCTGGCGGGAGGACTCGCGCTGGCGCTCTTCGGGTTCGCAGCCCCCCAGGTGCTGGGGGTCGGGTATGACACCATGCAGCGGGCGGTGGCCGGGAACCTTGCCCTGACCGGGTTTCTCTCATTGCTGGCAGCCAAGTACGTGGCCACCCTCGCCACCATAGGGGCGGGGGGATCGGGGGGAGTGTTCGCTCCCTCCCTGTACCTGGGCACCATGCTGGGAGGAAGCTTCGGCGCCGTTCTGCACTCGCTCGCGCCGGGACTGGCGGCCCACCCGCAGGCGTACGCCGTGGCAGGGATGGGTGCGGTATTCGCCGCTGCCGCTCAGGCTCCCCTCACCGCCATCACCATCATCCTGGAGATCACCGGAGACTACGAGATGACGGCCGGGGTCATCGCTGCCTGCGCCATGAGCTACTTCGTCTACGGCTCCCTGGCCCGCGATTCCATGTACACGGTCAGGCTAAGCAGGAAGGGCATTGTCATCTTACGGGGGACAGAGATCAGACCCACGGAGCGCATTGCCGTCAGTGGAGCTCAGCGCCAGTTCACCGGCGGTGTCCCCGCGTCCCGGGCCGTGGCCGAGGTGTACCGCAGCATCTCCGCCCGTCGGCATCAGTCGGTGGTGGTTGTGGACGACCGGGGCGCCCTGGCGGGCATCGTGTCCGCCGAGGACCTGCGCAAAGCCATGATGGCGGGACAGGCAGATCTCCCCGTGGGGGAGGTCAGTTCCCGCACCGTGGTCACCGTGTATCCGGACCAGAGCCTGGAGGATGCCATGCGGCTTTTCGCCGTGTACGACTACCGCATGCTGCCGGTAGTCAGCCGAGATGATCCCCGACAGGTGGTAGGCATCCTGGGCCGCGATGACGTCCTGCGGGCCTACAACGCCCACACCATGCACGGCCTGGAGACGTCCCGCAAGGTGCACCTCCTGCGCGACCTGGCCCGGGATCAGGGTGGCTTCCGGGAACTGGTCTTGCCGACATCGTCTCCCGCGGCGGGCAAGTCCCTCGCCGAGCTGGACCTGCCCGCCCAGTGCCTGCTGGTGTCAGTCACCAGAGAGGGCACGGTGCTCATCCCCCACGGTCGCACCCGGCTGCAGGCGGGCGACCGGCTGCTGCTGTTCTGCAGTCCCTCCAGCACGCTGGAACAGGTAGAGGCATATCTGAGCCGCGGTACCGGCCCCGCGGCAGTCCACCATCGCGACCCGGGCTCCTCACCGGGCTCCTCCACCCGCAGCATCGCGGCTCCCCACCGGGGAGGCTCCGGCGCCGCAGCGTCGCCGCCCTCCTGA
- a CDS encoding methyltetrahydrofolate cobalamin methyltransferase, whose translation MIIVGERINTSRKPVAALVARRDAGAVVREAARQHEAGANFIDVNAGTLLGEEPEALRWLVTTIQGAVPVPLCLDSPDPGVMAVALEVHQGKALLNSITAERERFRAVLPLVKRFGCGVVALCLDEAGMPSSAEEAVEKGSRLVEDLLEAGVPAGDIYVDPLVRPVSTDSCAGVAVVEAISILRRKYPGIHTICGLSNVSFALPERRLLNRAFLVAAMTAGLDSVILDPLDGRLMGLLRAAEAVLGRDEYCSCYLRAYREGRLAGN comes from the coding sequence ATGATCATCGTAGGGGAGAGGATCAACACCAGCAGAAAGCCGGTCGCGGCCCTGGTCGCCCGGCGGGACGCCGGGGCCGTCGTCCGGGAGGCAGCGCGGCAGCACGAGGCCGGTGCCAACTTCATCGACGTAAACGCGGGGACCCTGCTGGGCGAAGAGCCGGAGGCGTTGCGCTGGCTGGTTACCACCATCCAGGGAGCGGTGCCGGTGCCGCTGTGCCTGGACAGCCCGGATCCCGGGGTCATGGCGGTGGCGCTCGAGGTGCACCAGGGGAAGGCACTGCTGAATTCGATCACTGCCGAGCGTGAGCGCTTCCGGGCGGTGCTGCCTCTGGTGAAGCGATTCGGCTGTGGGGTGGTGGCGCTCTGTCTGGACGAAGCGGGTATGCCTTCCTCGGCGGAGGAGGCGGTGGAGAAGGGGAGCCGGCTGGTGGAGGACCTCCTGGAGGCGGGCGTGCCCGCGGGTGACATATACGTGGATCCCCTGGTGCGGCCGGTGAGCACCGATTCCTGCGCCGGTGTGGCGGTGGTGGAGGCGATCTCCATCCTGCGCCGGAAATACCCGGGGATCCACACCATTTGTGGCCTCAGCAATGTTTCCTTCGCGTTACCGGAGCGGCGCCTGCTCAACCGGGCTTTTCTGGTGGCGGCCATGACGGCCGGTCTGGACTCAGTCATCCTGGATCCCCTGGACGGCAGGCTGATGGGACTCCTGCGGGCGGCGGAGGCGGTGCTCGGTCGGGACGAGTACTGTAGCTGCTACCTGCGCGCCTACCGGGAAGGCAGGCTGGCGGGCAACTGA
- a CDS encoding gamma-glutamyl-gamma-aminobutyrate hydrolase family protein (Members of this family of hydrolases with an active site Cys residue belong to MEROPS family C26.), producing MVLLVVSNHVSDPEKGRREGARLGQICARIAAVEFEVVHFASLPAWLERHGHRVLGMISCGFPDDYASFDLERQRPQMEYMRRSAVPVLGICGGHQIMAMAFSGECGPMDRGAREEGFNKVYRAAGGNQLGPEASGRVRGEAGPWGALDRGLPDCFEVWQEHYWEVKRVPAGFRVLLTGETCRVQGVQHCGRPLGGVQFHPEKSDRSHPHGESIIGNFLQWCGVRPGPVG from the coding sequence ATGGTGCTTCTGGTGGTGAGCAACCACGTGAGCGATCCCGAAAAGGGCCGCCGCGAGGGGGCAAGGCTGGGGCAGATCTGCGCCCGCATTGCTGCCGTGGAGTTCGAGGTGGTCCATTTTGCCTCCCTTCCCGCATGGTTGGAGCGTCACGGCCACCGGGTGCTGGGGATGATCTCGTGCGGCTTCCCGGACGACTACGCGAGCTTCGACCTGGAACGGCAGCGGCCGCAGATGGAATACATGCGGCGATCTGCCGTTCCCGTACTGGGGATCTGCGGCGGTCACCAGATCATGGCCATGGCCTTTTCCGGGGAGTGCGGGCCCATGGACCGGGGCGCCAGGGAGGAAGGCTTCAACAAGGTGTACAGGGCGGCCGGCGGGAACCAACTCGGGCCGGAGGCGTCGGGCAGGGTACGCGGGGAGGCCGGTCCCTGGGGCGCCCTCGACCGCGGGTTACCCGACTGCTTCGAGGTCTGGCAGGAGCATTACTGGGAAGTGAAGAGAGTTCCCGCCGGCTTCCGCGTCCTGCTCACGGGCGAGACCTGTCGCGTGCAGGGGGTACAGCATTGCGGACGGCCGTTGGGTGGTGTGCAGTTCCACCCAGAGAAGTCTGACCGGTCGCACCCCCATGGAGAGAGTATCATAGGCAATTTCCTGCAGTGGTGTGGGGTACGGCCCGGTCCCGTGGGGTGA
- a CDS encoding iron-containing alcohol dehydrogenase: MYQFALGTRVIVGEDILSDVAALVPPPARVRRNCSSDCGVIGVGVIADSGAWCRQPLEAICRALGGAGHRVVVFARVGREPHLALVAEGARWAREEQLGTLVAIGGGSSLDAAKAIAREAGITVACAVPTTAGTGSEVSPWAVVTDPVTRSKLSVETGVTPATALLDAGLTVSLDERTTLFTGVDAFSHAVEAYLSAEASSLTDAWALAAIQIVSGHLPRVLAEPECLASRRAMLEASLMAGVAMLHAGLGLAHALGNVYGGLCDGLPHGLVVGTFLYPVFRFNSGALPEKAAAVEREVESVMDLFRQHTARWGTGVPLPVPADRELLFARAARNVNARTNPRLFGPGDLADLVSTALAS; encoded by the coding sequence ATGTACCAGTTTGCGCTCGGTACCAGGGTAATCGTGGGAGAGGACATCCTCTCGGATGTTGCTGCCCTGGTGCCGCCCCCTGCCCGCGTCCGGCGGAATTGCTCCTCGGACTGCGGGGTGATCGGGGTGGGTGTGATTGCCGACTCGGGTGCCTGGTGCCGGCAGCCCCTGGAAGCTATCTGCCGGGCCCTGGGGGGAGCCGGCCACCGGGTGGTGGTGTTCGCCAGAGTCGGTCGTGAACCCCACCTCGCCCTGGTCGCCGAGGGAGCGCGCTGGGCCCGTGAAGAGCAGTTGGGCACCCTGGTCGCCATCGGCGGGGGCTCTTCCCTGGACGCCGCCAAGGCCATCGCGCGTGAGGCCGGCATAACCGTGGCCTGTGCCGTACCGACAACGGCCGGCACCGGTTCTGAGGTGTCTCCCTGGGCGGTGGTCACCGATCCCGTCACCCGATCCAAGCTGAGCGTGGAGACGGGGGTAACGCCGGCTACTGCGTTGCTGGATGCCGGGCTCACCGTCAGCCTGGATGAGCGCACCACCCTGTTCACCGGGGTGGACGCCTTTAGTCACGCCGTGGAGGCGTATCTGAGCGCAGAAGCCAGCTCCCTCACCGATGCCTGGGCCCTGGCCGCGATTCAGATCGTGTCCGGACACCTGCCGCGGGTGCTGGCGGAACCGGAGTGCCTGGCTTCCCGCCGGGCCATGCTGGAGGCGAGCCTGATGGCGGGGGTGGCCATGCTCCATGCCGGGCTGGGGCTGGCCCACGCACTGGGGAACGTATACGGAGGCCTGTGTGACGGGCTCCCCCACGGTCTGGTGGTGGGCACGTTCCTCTACCCGGTGTTCCGGTTCAACTCCGGTGCCTTGCCCGAAAAGGCGGCCGCGGTCGAGAGGGAAGTGGAATCGGTAATGGATCTGTTCCGGCAGCATACCGCCCGCTGGGGCACCGGGGTACCCCTGCCGGTGCCCGCGGACAGGGAACTCCTGTTTGCGCGTGCCGCCAGGAATGTCAACGCCCGTACCAACCCGCGCCTCTTCGGGCCCGGGGACCTGGCCGACCTGGTCTCAACGGCTCTGGCCTCTTGA
- a CDS encoding glycine betaine ABC transporter substrate-binding protein, with protein MKGRWLLFAMLAAVLVLAGCGGGTEKPAGEPAPQKVVTVGSKEFTEQLILAKVTQLVLEDAGFKVNDKCGLGGTMICRNALLNGGIDVYWEYTGTCLLVQLKHEKPITDPQECYRVVKEEDLQKNNLVWLGMAPFNNTYVLMMRKPDAERLGVKSLSDLAAYVNEHPNEVRFATDAEFFARPDGYPALEKLYGFKFPPDKVIKLDPGLVYKALSEKQVDVAMGFATDARIKALNLVSLEDDKQFFPVYNPAPVVRKPVMEKYPELADLLNPVAAKLTTEAMIALNYAVDVDHKTPDQAAREWLTAEGLTR; from the coding sequence ATGAAAGGCCGTTGGCTGCTGTTTGCAATGCTTGCAGCCGTGCTCGTTCTGGCGGGATGCGGTGGGGGAACGGAAAAGCCCGCGGGCGAGCCCGCCCCCCAAAAGGTCGTGACGGTGGGGTCCAAGGAGTTCACCGAGCAACTCATCCTGGCCAAGGTCACCCAACTGGTCTTGGAAGATGCCGGATTCAAGGTGAACGATAAGTGCGGGCTGGGTGGCACCATGATCTGCCGCAACGCGTTGCTCAACGGTGGCATTGACGTTTACTGGGAGTATACGGGGACATGCCTGCTGGTGCAGCTCAAGCACGAGAAACCCATCACGGACCCCCAGGAGTGCTACCGCGTCGTCAAGGAAGAAGACCTCCAGAAGAACAACCTGGTCTGGCTGGGCATGGCCCCCTTCAACAACACCTATGTGCTCATGATGCGCAAGCCCGACGCCGAGCGGCTGGGCGTGAAGTCCCTGTCTGACCTGGCTGCTTACGTCAACGAGCACCCCAACGAGGTGCGTTTCGCCACCGACGCCGAATTCTTTGCGCGCCCGGACGGTTACCCCGCCCTGGAGAAACTATACGGGTTCAAGTTCCCGCCCGACAAGGTGATTAAACTGGACCCGGGGCTGGTCTACAAGGCCCTCTCGGAGAAACAGGTGGACGTGGCCATGGGGTTCGCCACCGATGCGCGTATCAAGGCCCTGAACCTGGTATCGCTGGAGGACGACAAGCAGTTCTTCCCAGTGTACAATCCCGCCCCGGTAGTGAGGAAGCCCGTAATGGAGAAGTACCCGGAGCTGGCCGACCTCCTCAACCCGGTGGCGGCCAAGCTCACGACGGAGGCGATGATCGCCCTGAACTATGCGGTGGACGTGGACCACAAGACGCCCGACCAGGCGGCGAGGGAGTGGCTCACGGCCGAAGGACTGACCAGGTGA